From Thermus tengchongensis, the proteins below share one genomic window:
- a CDS encoding acyltransferase yields the protein MEYFVHESAYVDEGASVGRGTRIWHFSHIMPGAEIGEECTLGQNVFVAKGVKVGRGCKIQNNVSLYEGVVLEDFVFVGPSAVFTNVRTPRAAFPRNRSEDYLKTWVKRGATIGANATIVCGVTIGEWAFVAAGAVVTKDVPPYALVAGVPARVVGYACECGVPLKFASEEEGVEAVCRECGRRYRKEGERVWRVA from the coding sequence ATGGAGTACTTCGTGCACGAGAGCGCCTATGTGGACGAGGGGGCCAGCGTGGGCCGGGGAACCCGCATCTGGCACTTCAGCCACATCATGCCCGGCGCGGAAATCGGCGAGGAATGCACCCTCGGCCAGAACGTGTTTGTGGCTAAAGGGGTGAAGGTAGGGCGGGGTTGCAAAATCCAAAACAACGTTTCCCTGTACGAAGGCGTGGTTTTGGAGGACTTTGTGTTTGTAGGCCCAAGCGCCGTGTTTACCAACGTCCGCACGCCGAGGGCCGCCTTCCCGCGCAACCGCAGCGAGGATTACTTGAAGACGTGGGTGAAGCGGGGAGCCACCATTGGGGCCAACGCCACCATCGTTTGCGGCGTCACCATAGGGGAGTGGGCCTTTGTGGCGGCGGGGGCCGTGGTTACCAAGGACGTTCCCCCCTATGCCTTGGTGGCCGGGGTACCGGCCAGGGTGGTGGGCTACGCCTGCGAGTGCGGGGTGCCTCTTAAGTTTGCCTCAGAAGAGGAGGGTGTAGAGGCGGTTTGCCGGGAGTGCGGGCGGCGGTACCGCAAGGAGGGGGAAAGGGTATGGAGGGTGGCGTGA
- a CDS encoding aminotransferase class I/II-fold pyridoxal phosphate-dependent enzyme — translation MRARIPILDLTPEVEALWDELMAAITRVLRSGQFILGPEVEAFEREVAEYLGVKHAIGLNSGTDALVIGLRALGIGPGDEVITTPFTFFATAEAISLAGATPVFVDIDPRTFNINPELIPPAITPRTKAILPVHLYGRPAEMDALLAIAEEHGLKVLEDCAQAFGATYRGKKVGTWGHAGAFSFFPSKNLGAYGDGGLLATNDDEVAELARMLRAHGSRRKYYNETVGYNSRLDALQAAILRVKLPHVDRWNAERRKVAERYNQLLAGTPGLVLPEVSEGHVFHQYTVRVLEGQRDRVKQALAEAGIGTMVYYPVPLHRLPVYGYSEGVFPEAERAATEVLSLPMGPFVGVKEQERVAQHLGVAQ, via the coding sequence GTGAGGGCGCGCATCCCCATCCTGGACCTTACCCCGGAGGTGGAGGCCCTGTGGGACGAGCTTATGGCGGCCATCACCCGGGTGCTCCGTTCAGGGCAGTTCATCTTGGGCCCGGAGGTGGAGGCCTTTGAGCGGGAGGTGGCCGAGTACCTGGGCGTGAAGCACGCCATAGGGCTCAACTCTGGCACCGATGCCCTGGTGATAGGTCTGAGGGCCTTGGGGATAGGCCCGGGGGATGAGGTCATCACCACTCCTTTCACCTTTTTCGCCACCGCAGAGGCCATCAGTTTAGCGGGGGCTACCCCTGTTTTTGTGGATATCGACCCGAGGACGTTTAACATCAATCCCGAGCTGATCCCCCCCGCCATCACTCCCCGGACCAAGGCCATTCTGCCCGTCCACCTCTACGGCAGACCGGCAGAAATGGATGCCCTACTGGCCATAGCAGAGGAGCATGGGCTGAAAGTGTTAGAGGACTGCGCCCAGGCCTTCGGGGCCACCTATCGGGGCAAGAAGGTGGGTACCTGGGGCCATGCCGGAGCGTTTTCCTTCTTCCCCAGCAAGAACCTGGGGGCCTATGGTGACGGGGGGCTTCTGGCCACCAACGACGATGAGGTGGCGGAGCTGGCCCGGATGCTTAGGGCCCACGGCTCGAGGCGCAAGTACTACAACGAGACGGTAGGCTACAACTCCCGCTTAGATGCTCTTCAGGCGGCTATCCTGCGGGTCAAACTGCCCCACGTGGACCGGTGGAATGCCGAGAGGCGGAAGGTGGCAGAGCGCTACAACCAGCTTCTTGCGGGGACTCCTGGGCTTGTCCTTCCCGAGGTGTCCGAGGGACACGTGTTCCACCAGTACACCGTGCGCGTCCTCGAGGGTCAAAGGGATAGGGTAAAGCAAGCCCTGGCGGAAGCAGGCATTGGTACCATGGTCTACTACCCGGTTCCTCTACACCGGCTTCCTGTCTATGGCTACTCTGAAGGTGTTTTCCCGGAGGCTGAGCGGGCTGCTACCGAAGTCCTTTCCCTGCCAATGGGTCCTTTCGTGGGAGTCAAAGAGCAGGAGAGGGTGGCTCAGCACTTGGGTGTCGCGCAATGA
- a CDS encoding Gfo/Idh/MocA family protein, whose amino-acid sequence MMRFALIGAAGYIAPRHLKAMKEVGGQLVAALDPFDAVGVLDSFFPEARFFTHPEVFEAFLEDDPVDWVSVVSPNYLHEAHIRMGLRHGAHVLCEKPLVIDPASLDRLAEMERRTGKRVFTVLQLRVHPSLLALRERLLGEGGKKEVELTYITSRGPWYQESWKADEKKSGGVATNIGIHFFDLLSWYFGGMEALEVHLRTPTTVAGYLELERARVRWFLSIDPSALPQEAKAQGKRTYRSIRIEGEEVEFSEGFTDLHTEVYRKTLSGEGFGLNEARPGIELAAKVRTAEVSVPSPRARHPFLG is encoded by the coding sequence ATGATGCGATTCGCCCTCATCGGTGCCGCTGGCTATATCGCGCCCCGCCACCTGAAGGCCATGAAGGAGGTGGGGGGACAGCTGGTGGCCGCCCTGGACCCCTTTGATGCCGTAGGCGTGCTGGATAGCTTTTTCCCCGAAGCCCGGTTCTTCACCCATCCAGAAGTGTTTGAGGCCTTTCTAGAGGATGACCCTGTGGATTGGGTTTCCGTGGTGAGCCCCAACTACCTCCACGAGGCCCACATCCGGATGGGGTTGCGCCACGGGGCCCATGTCCTGTGCGAGAAGCCTTTGGTGATCGATCCTGCTTCCCTGGATCGCTTGGCGGAGATGGAAAGGCGCACGGGGAAGAGGGTCTTCACCGTGCTCCAGCTGAGGGTGCATCCCTCCTTGTTGGCCCTTAGGGAGCGCCTCCTGGGCGAAGGCGGGAAGAAAGAGGTAGAGCTTACCTACATCACCAGCCGGGGGCCGTGGTACCAGGAGAGCTGGAAGGCGGACGAGAAGAAGAGCGGGGGCGTGGCCACCAACATCGGTATCCACTTCTTTGATCTCCTTAGCTGGTACTTTGGGGGGATGGAAGCCCTCGAGGTCCACCTCCGCACCCCCACCACGGTGGCGGGCTACCTGGAGTTGGAGAGGGCGCGGGTGCGCTGGTTCCTCTCCATCGATCCCTCGGCGCTCCCCCAGGAGGCAAAGGCCCAGGGAAAGCGCACGTACCGCTCCATCCGCATCGAGGGGGAGGAGGTGGAGTTTTCCGAGGGCTTCACGGACCTGCACACCGAGGTTTACCGCAAGACGCTGTCCGGTGAGGGCTTTGGCCTAAACGAGGCCCGTCCGGGTATTGAGCTGGCGGCAAAGGTGCGCACGGCTGAGGTAAGCGTGCCCAGCCCAAGGGCGCGTCATCCTTTCTTGGGGTGA